The genomic stretch CGAGGAGATGTTGTCATGCGACTCTTCAGCCTTAATGTTTCTACTCCAATAAAGGCTCTCCGCCATTTTACTTGCTAGCTTGTTGCCTATGAACTTCCATTtcaactctccctctctctctctttgggtgTTCTTGCCATTATTTCGTAATTATTTATGAAATTCAAATAATTATGGATGGATGATAaaagataattataaaaaaatatatcacgTTAATCGTTATTTTTGTtgtatttttattgtttgatatatatattttttgggtcgatgagtttttattttttttggggtcgaattTTGGTGGATAAGTTCAATtatttagggggaaaaaaaaggaaaaatcagaaaacaagTGTTTTTCTGAAAATGCGAGCGCCGTGTGAAATCACTGCGGACGTCTCTATCCGATTGACCAGAACAAAAATAAGACGAAAAGAGATATCGACGAACATCACGATAGGCATAGAGAACGGGGTTATAAGTGATCGACACGCGCCCCCTCAGGGTCGCCATCGTTAGCTTCGAAGCCGAGCTCAGTCCCCTCGCTCCGTCGTCTCCGTCGATCCGCTTCTCTCCGTACCCCCTCCCCCACGCCATGGACCCGTACAAGGTAAAAAACCCGATTCATCTTTCGTCTCTCCCTGCTTCAATCGTCGGATTTTCCAATTCTTCGCAGCCGCGGGATTCTTCGTCCTAGGTTTTGCGGCCCTTTGATCGTGCTGATTTTCGCTGATCGAATCCGAATTTCCGTTGTTCGgcggtttttttttccccgttcGTAAGCTCGATTCGTTTTCTAGTTTCCGAGAATTAGGAGAAGAGTACTCCATGTTGGGATAGGAATTAGGAATTAGGGAAATGTTTACGCTAGGGATCTGTTTCGTCGATTGTCCGATCTTATCAATGGCATGCGACTGTTGCAAacgttgatttcttttttttcggtcCGATTTGTGGATGTCGCAGTATCTTCCGTCAAGCGCTTATGATTCCAGCTTCTGGACAACCAACTCCGGTGCTCCTGTCTGGAACAATAACTCATCACTGGCCGTTGGAACTAGAGGTACTGTTACTATTACGGATCCCTGAGTCGTTTGAATACCAAAAATATGGTAATTCTATGCTAGTCGTGCATGTGTAGATAGTAATTGCACTTGAAGGGGAATTGGTTTCTCTTTTCTCGTTGAATTTTTGTTGACCTTCCTTTGTTGATTTGTCCGTGTGATCAATTCATGGTTTCTGGtattttttggattgatttAATGTTTTGAGTACGTTATTATAGAAAAAGGCAAACTCTTGTAAGTGCTGGTTACGAATATTTTGACTGACTGCTCAGTTAACTCTGGACATTTTATTATGTATCTTTTGGTCTGCGGTTAATGTTCTAGTGTGTCTCGACTGCatcaattgttctttttttttttgtttttcggtGAAGTCAAGGTGTTTGCTGCAGTGCTGTATACATGACTTCAAGGAATCTAAGTTTTTGACACTTTAAATTGGATTATAATTTggtactttttctcttttgagttCTTCAGCAGCATATAGCAGAAAGGAAACATACTATGTGATCATTTTCATTTCTTGGTTGACAAGCAGATTGGAGAAAATGATCTCTTTCCTTTCCACTGCGATCAGTTTTTTCGGCTGTATGTTAGTATTCTGTTGTAGTTATTATTACAATTGAGAAACACTATAGACGTTCTTAGAAAAGCACCATCTTTCTCTATTCCACGCAAATGAATGTACACATAGAAGATTGAGGTGCAATTGCTTCCAAGGGTTATGACCTCGGAAATTGCTAGGCCAAGccttttttgctttcttgctgATATCAGACTCTGCTTTGtcaggtttttatttttggttgcaaacaccacaccacaccacaccaaCACCCCCCCGCCcccacaccaaaaaaaaaaaacccaaaataaataaataaataccaCACTGACCCAATTGCAAAAGTGGTGTAAAAGATTTTGCTATAGCTATCATGTGTAGGGTCCATGCAAACCTCATGAGGGCTAGATGTGATCAAGGCAACAATGCATAAAAATATGCTAGAAAATGCTGTAGTGCTTATTGGATAGTCCAGAGGCACAATCGTGGAGACCGGCTACCTGCCCTGCAAGTGAACCGGTTAAGTGCAGGCCTCTTTGGCCTATGTATGTGTCCCTCGTCCTAAGAAAATGTTTTAGTTATTTAGCTGATCTCAGAAATATCATTTTTGTTCTCCTTGTGCTTTCCGAACATCTTTTCAAGAGACAAAGCTTAACAGcattgaaaagaaattttcatttatttacaGGTCCAATTCTCCTTGAGGATTATCATCTGGTGGAGAAACTTGCCAATTTTGACAGAGAGAGAATTCCTGAGCGGGTGGTCCATGCCAGGGGAGCTAGTGCGAAAGGATTTTTCGAGGTCACTCACGATATCTCTCAGTTGACATGTGCTGATTTTCTTCGAGCTCCTGGAGTTCAGACACCTGTTATTGTCCGTTTCTCCACTGTCATCCATGAGCGTGGCAGCCCTGAAACCCTTAGGGATCCTCGAGGTTTTGCAGTGAAGTTTTACACCAGAGAGGTATGAGATGATTACGTGCTTTAGAATATGccaatttattttaattcaactttctttttttgccagtAGTGCACTTCGTTTATCGACTATTCGGATACTGTACTTGCATTTGGAATTCGGCAGAGTGTTGGTGTCTATGCtctaaatcttctcattcttaACCATGTGATAATGGACTTTATTTTGGCACTTCGACATGACTTGCGGAAGATGACTTTATCAAAGAGCTGTAATAGAAAGGTTTATTTCAACTAAAAGAGAAGTCAGAACACCAAAATAGAATAAGTAGTCTCTTCACGTAATCACGTGGTTtcacatttctcttcttttctttgaccATTATTTTTTCCGAATGCAGGGAAACTTTGATCTGGTGGGAAACAATTTCCCTGTCTTCTTTGTTCGCGATGGAATGAAATTTCCAGACATGGTCCATGCTCTTAAACCCAACCCGAAGTCTCACATCCAGGAGAACTGGAGAATAGTTGACTTCTTCTCCCACCATCCTGAGAGTTTGCACATGTTTTCGTTCCTCTTTGATGATGTTGGTGTTCCTCAAGACTACAGACACATGGAAGGATTTGGAGTTAATACTTACACCTTAATTAACAAGTCTGGAAAGGTGCATTATGTGAAATTTCACTGGAAACCAACTTGTGGAGTGAAGTGTTTGCTCGAGGAGGAGGCAATTCGTGTGGGAGGATCAAATCACAGTCATGCGACTAAGGATCTTTATGACTCGATTGCTGCTGGCAACTTCCCAGAGTGGAAACTCTACATCCAAGTAATAGATCCTGATCATGAAGACAAATTTGACTTCGATCCACTTGATGTAACAAAAATATGGCCTGAGGACATCTTGCCTCTGCAACCAGTAGGCCGCTTGGTGTTGAATAAGAACATCGATAACTTCTTTGCAGAAAATGAACAGCTAGCATTTTGCCCTGCAATTGTGGTCCCAGGTATCTATTACTCTGATGATAAGCTGCTCCAAACTCGGATTTTCTCCTATGCTGATACTCAGAGACACCGCCTTGGACCAAACTATCTTCAACTCCCTGTTAACGCTCCCAAGTGTGCTCATCACAACAATCACCATGAAGGTTTCATGAATTTCATGCACAGGGATGAAGAGGTAATGATCTTTAGTTTCTGTTTGCTCAATAACAAGCTAAGGATGAACATGCCACAAACATGACATAATATCATATTCTTAGCTGATTGTACAGAGAATTGAATTAGCTATAGTAGCTGACAATACGACACACCCAGtcaatcagttttttttttaattaaaatgaagaaatgatgaTGTGGTGTATCCTTGATGCTGATTTGTAGGTAAATTATTTCCCTTCGAGGTTTGATCCTGTTCGTCATGCGGAAAGGTTCCCTGTACCTCCACCAGTCTTGAATGGAAAGCGAGATAGGGTAAGTTTCTGGACTCACACTGCGCATTTATATTGCCATTGACTCTTAAAACATGTTCCAGCCTCCAGGAGAGATAATTACACACTTGCATTAAAGTCATGCATTAAAGTGGTTAATCTGTGGTAAGTTGAAATGCATTGCGATAGTGGTCTATCTGTTTGGACTTTGGataaatttgatttaattcaAATTCTTGTGTGCTGTTGTGATGATTTGTGGTGATGTTGATCATTGCATTTTCTTCTGCTAGTCTATTATGTACAACGTTGCCTTTGAGATTGTCACTGCTTGTCCTCAGTGTAATGAAGACTCTTTACTATGACCACTTTATGAAAACGAGGGGGAGTGTAGTAGCACCGCCAAAATTTTTAGACTAAGCTAAAAACTAACAaatgaggaaggaaagatgTTCCAACTGGAAAAGAGATTCTCTGGCTAGAAAACTGTAGTTCTCAGAGTTCGCCTTGGTTGGATATGTGTGCTACTTCATTGGTATGTGAACTTATTGGTTATGCAGTGCATTATTGACAAGGAGAACAACTTCAAGCAACCAGGAGAGAGATACCGATCCTGGGCACCGGACAGGTACCTCTCAACCATTGTTTCCTGAGAAGATGTGTCGTTTACTGGTCTCTCAATGTGTTTAAACTTTGTCACTAGGCAAGAGCGATTTATTTGCCGCTGGGTTGAGGCATTATCTGACCCCCGGGTTACCCATGAGCTCCGCTCCATCTGGATATCTTACTGGACTCAGGTGAGCTATAACTATTCGCCCGTTTTGCGTTCTCCGATGCTACCAAAGTTTGTTTAGCTTTACGTGGAAATTGAGAAAGTCTGTCTAGAACATGCTCAAATGATAATATGCTGATGGCCTATGATGCATCTTTGGGACAGGCTGACAAATCGCTTGGTCAGAAGCTAGCTTCTCGTCTCAATGCGCGGCCAAGTATGTGAAAACGAAGGGGGTGATTCTGGTCGCAAGCTGTGAATGTAGAGAGCCTGTTGCTACTTTTGAAGGAGCATAAAAGCCGATTGTTGGCATGTTTGTTTGCTGTGCTATACTGTAATACTAGAGGAGAACTTGTCATGCAACTCTTTGACCAGTTGTTTCTACTCCAATAAAGGCCGACATTTTACTTGCTGGCTCATTGCCTATGAACTTCGAGTTCATTGCAACATGTCTCTCCCTCTTCATTGAACGGTTACTGCACTAATCTGCCCATTAGAAGGGAAATTGTTTCGTTATTATCATTGTATGATTCGTAGGCTTCTCAATATTCTTTGCATTAATATGACTTTGCCTAATGCATTGACGAGGaagaattgaagagagagacgTTTCGTGAGAGTGACGGGCCACTTCCATTAAGCATGAAATCTGATCTTACACGTGGCTGGACTGGTTCTCTTGGTCTCCTCCGCCTCTTTAGTCGGAGATATCATGAGCAATGAGGTAAGTAGCCGTGGCCCTAGGGGCTGCGAGCTCGTTGCTTCTCAATATTCGTGGAAGGCTCGCTTTACATGCTGTGCACTCTCTTCCCTTCTACCGAGAGTGTGGCTGGCTATTTGTGTTCGGAGGTCGCTTCGTGGGATGTAGGCATGAGGGCATATTGCACAATAGGCCAATCAGAACATGAGCTAATCGTGTTGATCTACGTGACGCAGATCTCGTGGACGCGTTGTCATGTCCATATCGGTCCATTTCGCCTGCCCAAACCGAATACTGAACACCCAATTTTAAGGTTTAAGATACATGATCTCATGACGTCCTCCATTGGTCGATTCTCTATTATCACTTCTCGTACTATTCTTTTTGAGTCTTTTGTTTTACCTCCATACGAAATTAGCTTTACTTGCGTGAGATCGATGTAGTTTTCGTTGTTAGCAGCGTCTAGTTGTAGTTCATGCtgttgtttgtttgtttgtttgtttttttttttttttttttggggggggataAGTACGCtaggaagtcctaaaacttatcacaaaaatgcaattgagttctaaaattttcaaaaagtttaatcaagtcttaaaacttataagAAAAGTACAATCTAGtcctaaaaatattaaaaaatgcaatcaaatgaaGGACTTAATTTTACCagtttgataagttttaggatttgattgcacttttgattgtttctggaacaaaaaaatagagataagTTCAGGCCATCCAAAATTTAGGGTGTCACTGGTCAAGGCTTCTTCTTCTAAAGTGCAACGCAGAAGCTTTTTTCTCTCTGCCTAGCAAAAGTGCGACGCAGACCTCCATCTCCGGATCCCGTCGCCACCAACGACGGCTCGCTGTCGGTCTCTCTCTTTCGTTCTTTCCGTCGGCTCGCTCTCAATATCTCattttatgataagttttaggacttctaatacatttatctctttttttctttttgtatttgttgTTGTGACACCGTCGCAACAGTGGCTCCATCTTATTGCATGATTGCACTAAATTGAAACAAATCTTGCAACTCAGGCATtatgatgggaaattttgggtaagATAAAAGACAAATCATAAATAGCAAAGCAGAGGAATGgggtgaaaatttttatgaaggtTTTGCTAGTATCGCCTCGGCAATTCTTATTATAAAAGGTGTAAACGAGACAAGAAgtgaaatatttttgttcctCATGAGGCGTGTTTTGCTAGTATCGTTTTGGTTAGAAAGCTTTTACTGAAGGTTGATCTATCTTTACATAATTTAATTACCTATCGAAACTGTCAGAGGAAGGCTTCACTTTATTTGGAGAGATAGTTGTAGAAGTTTATGCCATGTCAATCATTATATTCGACTGTTGCTATGTAAGCATGCTTGACAAGAAAATGCTcgatttcaaaatattaaatattaatgACCTGTTTCATAATAGGGAAGGATGTATTTAAGtaccattttgttttttcttttaattattgtaTAGGAACATGGgtacaaattaggaaaaaaaaaattaaaagaaaacaatgaattTCTGAAAACTCAGTGCCACCGGACGCAAAAGAACGATAATATCCTGACAAATTCTCGGGtctaacaccaaaaaaaaaaaaaaaactcccaaatTTGATATCTATACCAATTATatctaatttttacttttatccaaaTTTTACCGAGGGGCACCTTTCCTTAGGGTGTGACCCAGGAGCGGagcctaatacaaaaaaaaaaaaaaattaactttaacatttgtcccaattatattcaaaacttttttttgtctcataaaaaattctccacttttacttttatctccaTTCTACCATCGTCGGTCTTtcgtccataatcaccgttagttaatcctacgtgactCCAATTTTCTCGTTGAACTTATcaatgaatcttcaaaattaaaaaacaatagGTTTTATAGACGACGAGATTTGAGTTCATTCGTCCAAATAATCAGATTTCCAAGTCTAGTCGTTCTTTGGGCTATTGAGTGCCGAGAACAACCTAAAACGAGCCCTTTTGAGTGGCTTTGTATCTCCCGACCATGTATAGGGTAAGCGGACTACATAATAGAAGTTAGGGatttttttcatgtcagctttgTTGAGGTGTAATTTATTAATGACATGGAGACGCCACGTAGGATCAACTAATGacgattatggatggaaggttaacgatggtagaattgggacaaaagaaaaaattgagattttttatgagataaattttttttggatataataggGACAAATACTAAAGCTATACTTTTCATTTGCGCCCAAGCTTGCGGTCTTGTTCATCCAATATCCTCTCGGCCATTTGGCCTCGTTATCGTTCACCGGTTATTTGAAGGCTGTTTTTGGCCAATTCGGTCGACCGTTGGGGCTGTTTTTCGCGGTCGAAGGTCACCACCCTCTCCTCTTGAATCCCTCCGGCTGGTTTTCCATTCCATTGGATCGTTGGGGTTGTGGAATAGATTTGGGATTTGTGTTTCTGGGCGATTCAGAAGCGGGTATCTTCGTGTTGAGCTAGTTCCGGTGGAATTTGCTCTGGATTTGGAACTACGAGAGGTCGTTTTCACCCATTCTCCCTAATTCCAGCTCGGTTTTCTTGATTGTGGCTTCTTCTGATCCATGACTCTATGGTTGGAAAGAATGCTCTGTCCAACGATTCCCCTGTTGCTTTGGCTCTTGGTAAGGACCAACCTGCTGAGGTAGGTTCCTCTCCTCCTCATACTTTGTCCTGTGATGGTGTTGGTATTGTATCCGGTTTGGAGAAGGGTTTAGACTCGGTTAACAGAGGTGGCTCCGATTTACCTTCCGGTGCTAGTTTGGCTATTCTGGATAATAATCCCGGCTCTGTTCGTGTGGGCGATAGGAGTCGTAGTAGGGGAAGGCCTCTTTTCAGGAAATCTCCCATCCTCCATTGCTTATTGAATCTCAACCTGGCTTACCTGGCATTGGTCCCTCTGCTGTAAAAGCCGATGGGGGTAGACGCAACCGTAGTAGGGTTAAGATGAATGTTGAAACCAATCGGCCTAGCTTAAATGGCCGACAAACTCAAACTCAATCCTAGGCTGCGGTGGCTAGATTGATGGAGAAGGGATATAACTTGTCGTATGTGCCCTCTACAAATGAGAATGGTAGGCCTGTGGTGGATATCTCGGCGGTTATCGTTGAGGATGCTCATCCTATGTGGAAGGAGTGTCTAGAAGGCTATTTTATTGGTCGCAAACTACCTTTTAAGCTCACTGAAGAAGCTATTAGGAAAGCTTGGTGTAGTCATGTGATGGATGTTaggattcttcttctttcaatacCCGATGATGCTTTTCGACGTAAGGTGCTGGATGGGGGACCAATCACGGTGCTCAAGGTCCCTATGATGCTTCAGCAATGGCATCCTAAGCTGAAACCGAAGAAAGGTCAGCATAAGGCATTACCAACGTGGGCTAAGTTAAGGTCGATACCATATGCATTATGGTCGGGTTCTGGAATTAATGCTATAGCAAGTGCACTAGGAAAACCTTTAGTTGTCGACGTGCAAATGGAACAAATGAAGAGGATCTCTTATGCCAGAGTTTGCATAGAAATCTTGGCTACTCAACCTCTCCTTGATTCGATTGATATACGTTGGGAAGGGGATATTAGTACTATTGAAGTTGAGTACGAATGGAGACCTTTGTCTTGCGGAGTTTGTGGTTGCTTTAGTTATAAGAGGGACACTCCTAGTCATCCTTGCCATTCGACCACTCAAAGACACGTCGGTACTATTGTGGAACTTGCTCTTCGTCAAACCGCTCTTGGTTTGCTAGCACATACCGACGAGAGATGGGAATAGGTTAGAAGTAAGGCTGGTTCTTCTAAAGCTAGAGTGGATATAGTAGTGCCCGTTGTTGTAATGCAGTCCCCTGTTATGGTTCTACCCGCTATTGATGTGGAAACTACATGTCTTCGGATTACTCCAGAATGTATGTCTAGCCCTCGGGTTGATTCCGTGGATTCCTCGGACTACGAGGATGATGGAGCTGAAGTGACTAGTAATAGTGGTAGTGAAGTGGAGGATGACCCCCCTTCCCCTCCTTTCACACGATCTATGGCCACTGTCTTTGTGTTGACTTCTGAGCCCCTGGTTCCTTCTGTTGACGGTGCGGGCAGTAGTCCTTCTTCTTCTAAAACAGCCAACCCCAAATCCAAGAAGAAGCGGGGTAAGAAAAAATGGTATTGATTCCTTCTCTTGCctttgtatgtatgtatgtatgtatgtatgtatgtatgtatgtgtttTTGGGAGTTTGGAATACTATGGGTCTAGTTGACCCTCTTAAACAAGCGGAAGTTAGGTCCTTTGTGAGACTCAATCGCCTTTCTTGCGTCGGTATTTTGAAGACGAAGGTTATTCCGtctatttttttggacttttgtgCTGCCTTACTTCTGGGTTGGAGATGGACAGCTAATTATGAACACTACCCCGTGGAAGGATCTGAATTGGATGGGATCCGCAAGTGGTTGACTTGGTGGTGCTCTCAACTTCGGCCCGGATCATTCACGGGAGAATGAGAATGTTAAACTAGAATAAGAAATGTTTAGTTTCGGTGGTCTATGATGA from Rhodamnia argentea isolate NSW1041297 chromosome 2, ASM2092103v1, whole genome shotgun sequence encodes the following:
- the LOC115738742 gene encoding catalase-like isoform X4; this translates as MDPYKYLPSSAYDSSFWTTNSGAPVWNNNSSLAVGTRGPILLEDYHLVEKLANFDRERIPERVVHARGASAKGFFEVTHDISQLTCADFLRAPGVQTPVIVRFSTVIHERGSPETLRDPRGFAVKFYTREGNFDLVGNNFPVFFVRDGMKFPDMVHALKPNPKSHIQENWRIVDFFSHHPESLHMFSFLFDDVGVPQDYRHMEGFGVNTYTLINKSGKVHYVKFHWKPTCGVKCLLEEEAIRVGGSNHSHATKDLYDSIAAGNFPEWKLYIQVIDPDHEDKFDFDPLDVTKIWPEDILPLQPVGRLVLNKNIDNFFAENEQLAFCPAIVVPGIYYSDDKLLQTRIFSYADTQRHRLGPNYLQLPVNAPKCAHHNNHHEGFMNFMHRDEEVNYFPSRFDPVRHAERFPVPPPVLNGKRDRCIIDKENNFKQPGERYRSWAPDRQERFICRWVEALSDPRVTHELRSIWISYWTQADKSLGQKLASRLNARPSM